From the genome of Chroicocephalus ridibundus chromosome 1, bChrRid1.1, whole genome shotgun sequence, one region includes:
- the CREG2 gene encoding protein CREG2 isoform X1 — MSAGRRLAGRRWLPAWWWCLLWGGAGGYVVVSSVSWPLPEAGAAADELHSSSTEDTLPSLLEEAGGLWKQSYPASAYREDAALGSGPAGRRPGQGAAPSRMFSYRREGGGAVGRAGTARFLARYNTWGFVATRAAQGKIQGMPYGNCLLLSDGPVNNSTGIPFFYVTPKDNTVADLLKNPVASLTLPEADGNFCRKNVIDPEDLRCARLTLTGQMVTVPPEEVEFAKQAMFSRHPVVRKWPRSYEWFFMKMNIEHIWLQSWYGEVSAIAVEEYLKAVPSKG, encoded by the exons ATGTCGGCGGGGCggcggctggcggggcggcggTGGCTGCCGGCCTGGTGGTGGTGTCTGCtgtggggcggcgcgggggggtaCGTGGTGGTCAGCTCGGTGTCCTGGCCGCTGCccgaggcgggggcggcggcggacGAACTGCACAGCTCCTCCACCGAGGACACCCTCCCCTCCTTGCTGGAGGAGGCGGGCGGCCTCTGGAAGCAGAGCTACCCGGCCTCGGCTTACCGGGAAGATGCGGCCCTGGGCTCcgggccggcggggaggcggccggggcagggggcCGCCCCCTCCAGGATGTTCTCCTACCGacgggagggcggcggggcggtgggACGCGCCGGCACCGCCCGCTTCCTCGCCCGCTACAACACCTGGGGCTTCGTGGCTACGCGGGCCGCGCAAGGAAAG ATCCAAGGTATGCCCTATGGGAACTGTTTACTTCTTAGCGATGGTCCTGTCAATAACAGCACTGGAATCCCTTTCTTTTACGTGACACCAAAGGATAACACTGTGGCAGATCTCCTGAAGAATCCTGTGGCTTCTCTGACCCTGCCAGAGGCAGACGGAAATTTCTGCAG aaaaaatgtaattgaTCCGGAGGATCTGAGGTGCGCCAGGCTGACTCTCACGGGACAGATGGTCACGGTGCCTCCGGAGGAAGTGGAATTTGCCAAGCAAGCAATGTTTTCCAG GCACCCGGTGGTAAGAAAGTGGCCTCGCAGCTATGAGTGGTTCTTCATGAAAATGAACATTGAGCACATCTGGCTTCAAAGCTGGTACGGAGAAGTTTCTGCCATTGCAGTAGAAGAGTATTTAAAAGCAGTTCCAAGCAAAGGATGA
- the CREG2 gene encoding protein CREG2 isoform X2, translating into MSAGRRLAGRRWLPAWWWCLLWGGAGGYVVVSSVSWPLPEAGAAADELHSSSTEDTLPSLLEEAGGLWKQSYPASAYREDAALGSGPAGRRPGQGAAPSRMFSYRREGGGAVGRAGTARFLARYNTWGFVATRAAQGKIQGMPYGNCLLLSDGPVNNSTGIPFFYVTPKDNTVADLLKNPVASLTLPEADGNFCRAGKTAFRGDGEDLWILTRRMEGPLTSGEWRRRTAASLWEKEAGEEEEEKFPSTDACFLP; encoded by the exons ATGTCGGCGGGGCggcggctggcggggcggcggTGGCTGCCGGCCTGGTGGTGGTGTCTGCtgtggggcggcgcgggggggtaCGTGGTGGTCAGCTCGGTGTCCTGGCCGCTGCccgaggcgggggcggcggcggacGAACTGCACAGCTCCTCCACCGAGGACACCCTCCCCTCCTTGCTGGAGGAGGCGGGCGGCCTCTGGAAGCAGAGCTACCCGGCCTCGGCTTACCGGGAAGATGCGGCCCTGGGCTCcgggccggcggggaggcggccggggcagggggcCGCCCCCTCCAGGATGTTCTCCTACCGacgggagggcggcggggcggtgggACGCGCCGGCACCGCCCGCTTCCTCGCCCGCTACAACACCTGGGGCTTCGTGGCTACGCGGGCCGCGCAAGGAAAG ATCCAAGGTATGCCCTATGGGAACTGTTTACTTCTTAGCGATGGTCCTGTCAATAACAGCACTGGAATCCCTTTCTTTTACGTGACACCAAAGGATAACACTGTGGCAGATCTCCTGAAGAATCCTGTGGCTTCTCTGACCCTGCCAGAGGCAGACGGAAATTTCTGCAG GGCAGGGAAAACTGCGttcaggggagatggggaggattTATGGATCCTGACAAGGAGGATGGAAGGTCCTCTCACCTCAGGGGAGTGGCGGAGAAGGACGGCAGCTTCTCTGtgggaaaaggaggctggggaagaagaagaagagaaattcCCCTCCACAGATGCCTGCTTCCTTCCCTAG